A genome region from Myxococcales bacterium includes the following:
- a CDS encoding DUF3829 domain-containing protein — protein sequence MNRFLRHGLLLALLLLLPGVTGCKKLFKKKTPIDAGVAIVDAPENTEEPQDREDEALGNKVGEYIRNCMNAISSRVYQSRRRYMSWVPKTGPTGRETRVYGLYQMSGAAKCNAAATKAKGMLPSEPGIETAGQRYAKSVMVLEPIMNSAYTYYDQKNYRDDKFAQGKALHAQLTAAFDEFIKADHEIHQAVGAVTKPLSQRQLARIEREEGKKFRFHRRNVLNIARDLVEIGDPNGEDDEVSYAIYDASFQDLDKALTALKDYGVLRRSDLMNTKKAKIGATTAYDNFVRACEEYVRRARDYGRCLRDAPAFAKTKDGKVDLDKLPRCKDSGRRDFGDKYDAFIVTSNSNSFPF from the coding sequence ATGAACCGCTTCCTCCGCCACGGCCTGCTCCTCGCCCTCCTTCTGCTCCTCCCCGGGGTTACCGGCTGCAAGAAGCTCTTCAAAAAGAAGACGCCGATCGACGCGGGGGTCGCCATCGTGGACGCCCCGGAGAACACCGAGGAGCCGCAGGACAGGGAAGACGAGGCCCTCGGCAACAAGGTGGGCGAGTACATCCGCAACTGCATGAACGCGATCTCCTCGCGCGTGTACCAGTCGCGACGCCGCTACATGTCGTGGGTGCCGAAGACCGGTCCCACCGGGCGCGAGACCCGCGTCTACGGGCTCTACCAGATGAGCGGCGCGGCGAAATGCAACGCGGCGGCCACCAAGGCGAAGGGCATGCTGCCCTCCGAGCCCGGGATCGAGACGGCAGGCCAGCGCTACGCGAAGTCGGTGATGGTGCTCGAGCCCATCATGAACAGCGCGTACACGTACTACGATCAGAAGAACTACCGCGACGACAAGTTCGCCCAGGGCAAGGCGCTCCACGCCCAGCTCACGGCGGCGTTCGACGAGTTCATCAAGGCCGACCACGAGATCCACCAGGCGGTCGGGGCGGTCACGAAGCCGCTCTCGCAGCGGCAGCTCGCGCGCATCGAGCGCGAGGAGGGCAAGAAGTTTCGCTTCCACCGCCGCAACGTGCTCAACATCGCGCGCGACCTCGTGGAGATCGGTGATCCGAACGGCGAGGACGACGAGGTGTCGTACGCCATCTACGACGCCTCGTTCCAGGACCTCGACAAGGCGCTCACCGCGCTGAAAGACTACGGGGTCCTCCGCCGGTCGGACCTCATGAACACCAAAAAGGCGAAGATCGGCGCCACCACGGCGTACGATAACTTCGTGCGCGCCTGCGAGGAATACGTGAGGCGCGCGCGCGACTACGGGCGCTGCCTCCGTGACGCGCCGGCCTTCGCCAAGACCAAGGACGGCAAGGTCGACCTCGACAAGCTGCCGCGCTGCAAGGACAGCGGCCGCCGCGACTTCGGCGACAAATACGACGCGTTCATCGTCACCTCGAACAGCAACTCGTTCCCCTTCTGA
- a CDS encoding FKBP-type peptidyl-prolyl cis-trans isomerase produces the protein MTEFQSEILKPGAGAEAKAGHTVTVHYVGTLTDGKKFDSSRDRNEGFVFKLGAGQVIKGWDQGVAGMKVGELRKLTIPSSMAYGERGFPPVIPANATLVFEVELLGVR, from the coding sequence ATGACCGAATTCCAGTCAGAGATTCTGAAACCGGGTGCGGGCGCAGAGGCGAAGGCCGGGCACACCGTGACGGTGCACTACGTCGGCACGCTCACCGACGGCAAGAAGTTCGACAGCTCGCGCGATCGCAACGAGGGCTTCGTGTTCAAGCTCGGCGCCGGGCAGGTCATCAAGGGGTGGGACCAGGGCGTCGCCGGCATGAAGGTCGGTGAGCTCCGCAAGCTCACGATCCCCTCGAGCATGGCGTACGGCGAGCGCGGGTTCCCACCGGTCATACCGGCGAACGCCACGCTCGTATTCGAGGTCGAGCTGCTCGGCGTCCGCTGA
- a CDS encoding serine/threonine protein kinase → MTAALDSGSLVGQTIGGKFLVDAYVGGGAMGEVYRATHVDLGRTVALKVMRSDLSDATFAMRFQREAKAASLLDHPNTVRVLDFGTEASGLAYIAMEFLDGMDLFQLIKAEHPLPDERIVSLLGQALSAMKAAHRLGIIHRDIKPENIMVVETHDDDGAELREVVKVCDFGIAKITEREGAQTEPGRALTGTGTLMGTPEYMSPEQSRGEPLDARSDLYSMGIVLFQMLTGRVPFTGDSPLGIVVKQVTDAPPKPSSLRPEVDPRLEQICLRALEKRPEDRFQSAAEMRAALLGIVDPSQSLPLVRAATDSSRALSSGALPAASGALPAAHTADSDLGTRATVHAGHVVPPTEAPLPKRRSRSSALVLLLVLFGGLLLGSALFVVPKLLGQGPTPVTAGSTSTPGTVSAPLTSVATPPSAPTTPHAATAPTGSTAPSGPGPTTGPGPTTGPTRPTPSHVASLPSAPPAPPASAPSGAPRASASAPPPEVPEAPINTDHAFVRLGSVSAGATVQPLVVAFMTRALPSLSGCYRNALKAANKATGGPLTVALSIDEKGNILYAAAVPTPATRALTGLPGCFQGALANRNIGRVDSTSTADVQLTLVPQ, encoded by the coding sequence ATGACCGCCGCGCTCGACTCCGGCTCGCTCGTCGGGCAGACGATCGGGGGCAAGTTCCTGGTCGACGCCTACGTTGGCGGCGGCGCGATGGGCGAGGTGTACCGGGCCACCCACGTCGATTTGGGGCGAACCGTCGCGCTCAAGGTGATGCGGAGCGATCTCTCCGACGCGACCTTCGCGATGCGGTTTCAGCGCGAAGCCAAGGCCGCGAGCCTGCTCGATCACCCGAACACGGTGCGCGTGCTCGACTTCGGGACGGAGGCGTCGGGCCTCGCGTACATCGCGATGGAGTTCCTCGACGGGATGGACCTGTTCCAGCTCATCAAGGCGGAGCACCCCCTCCCCGACGAGCGGATCGTGTCGCTCCTCGGGCAGGCGCTCTCGGCCATGAAGGCGGCGCATCGGCTCGGGATCATCCACCGCGACATCAAACCCGAGAACATCATGGTCGTGGAGACCCACGACGACGACGGCGCCGAGCTCCGCGAGGTGGTCAAGGTCTGCGATTTTGGCATCGCCAAGATCACCGAGCGCGAGGGCGCGCAGACCGAGCCCGGCCGCGCGCTCACCGGCACGGGCACGCTCATGGGCACGCCGGAGTACATGTCGCCGGAGCAGTCGCGAGGTGAGCCGCTCGACGCGCGCAGCGACCTCTACTCGATGGGCATCGTGCTCTTCCAGATGCTCACCGGCCGCGTCCCCTTCACTGGCGACTCGCCGCTCGGGATCGTCGTCAAGCAGGTCACCGATGCGCCCCCGAAGCCCTCGTCCCTCCGCCCGGAGGTCGACCCGCGCCTCGAGCAGATCTGTCTGCGAGCGCTCGAGAAGCGGCCCGAAGACCGCTTCCAGTCGGCGGCGGAGATGCGCGCCGCGCTGCTCGGCATCGTCGATCCCTCGCAGTCGCTGCCGCTCGTCCGCGCGGCCACCGACTCGTCCCGTGCGCTCTCGTCCGGCGCGCTCCCCGCCGCGTCCGGCGCCCTCCCCGCCGCGCACACCGCCGACTCCGACCTGGGCACACGCGCGACGGTCCACGCGGGCCACGTCGTCCCCCCGACCGAAGCGCCTCTCCCCAAGCGCAGGTCGCGGAGCAGCGCGCTGGTGCTCTTGCTCGTGCTCTTCGGGGGCCTGCTGCTGGGCAGCGCGTTGTTCGTGGTGCCCAAGCTGCTTGGTCAGGGCCCGACGCCTGTCACGGCAGGGTCGACCTCGACGCCCGGTACGGTGTCGGCGCCGCTCACCTCCGTCGCCACGCCGCCGAGCGCGCCCACGACCCCGCACGCGGCCACCGCGCCCACCGGGTCCACCGCGCCCTCGGGGCCCGGGCCGACGACCGGACCGGGGCCGACGACCGGCCCTACGAGGCCGACGCCCAGCCACGTGGCCTCCCTCCCTTCGGCGCCGCCCGCGCCGCCCGCCTCGGCCCCCAGCGGGGCCCCGCGCGCGAGCGCCTCCGCGCCCCCCCCCGAGGTGCCTGAGGCACCCATCAACACCGACCACGCGTTCGTGCGACTCGGGAGCGTGTCGGCGGGCGCGACCGTTCAACCGCTCGTGGTCGCGTTCATGACGCGCGCTCTGCCGAGCCTGTCGGGGTGCTACCGGAACGCGCTGAAGGCGGCGAACAAGGCGACCGGCGGACCGCTCACCGTCGCGCTGTCGATCGACGAGAAGGGCAACATCCTCTACGCCGCGGCGGTGCCGACGCCGGCCACGCGGGCGCTTACCGGACTCCCGGGCTGCTTCCAGGGGGCCCTCGCGAACCGCAACATCGGGCGCGTGGACTCCACCTCGACCGCCGACGTGCAGCTCACGCTCGTGCCTCAATGA